The Lates calcarifer isolate ASB-BC8 linkage group LG6, TLL_Latcal_v3, whole genome shotgun sequence genome includes a region encoding these proteins:
- the si:ch211-220i18.4 gene encoding SRSF protein kinase 3 isoform X1, which yields MQRSPRSAYKAQQHTSEAGSSNSFEALGCHEQLDPKDSQDSEDPREYCYGGYHPVQIGDTFNRRYQVVSKLGWGYFSTVWLCLDLSRLGQHVAVKVLKSGAGFTQAGQDELSLLRCASGPTSRHPSSQRIVQLLDEFKLAGVNGVHMCLVLELLGPDLRSWQLCFGKPGLPRLWVKQILTQVLQGLDYLHTQCKIIHTDIKPENVLLCLEEQSHRVPAGGSGSSSVLTGKEAKSTEKEQVNPYSLKEITVKIADLGSSCWVYKHFCEEIQTRQYRSLEVLLGSEYGPPADIWSVACMAFELVTGDSLFEPKAREFISLEEDHIAQIMELLGKIPPAVALSGKYSAEYFSRRGDLRRVGPVRLWNLYDVLVEKYHFLLEEASGFSDFLLRMLDYHPERRATAAKCLCHPWLTS from the exons ATGCAGAGGAGTCCCCGCTCAGCTTATAAAGCTCAGCAGCACAC GAGTGAAGCTGGGTCGTCTAATAGTTTTGAAGCCCTTGGATGCCACGAGCAGCTGGATCCCAAGGACAGCCAGGACTCTGAGGACCCCAGAGAATACTGTTATG GTGGGTACCACCCTGTCCAGATCGGAGACACCTTCAACAGAAGATACCAGGTGGTGTCTAAGCTCGGCTGGGGCTATTTCTCCACTGTCTGGCTGTGTCTGGACCTCAG CAGGCTAGGTCAGCACGTTGCTGTGAAAGTGCTGAAGAGTGGAGCTGGCTTCACCCAGGCAGGACAGGATGAACTGTCTCTCCTACGATGT GCCAGTGGTCCTACAAGCCGTCATCCTTCCAGCCAAAGGATTGTTCAGCTGTTAGATGAGTTCAAACTGGCCGGGGTCAACGGGGTCC ACATGTGCCTGgtgctggagctgctggggCCTGACCTGAGAAGCTGGCAGCTATGTTTTGGGAAACCAGGACTACCACGGCTGTGGGTCAAACAAATTCTTACTcag GTCCTGCAAGGCCTGGACTACCTTCACACTCAGTGTAAAATCatccacacagacatcaaaccAGAGAATGTCCTTCTCTGCTTGGAGGAGCAGTCCCACAGAgtaccagcagggggcagcggctcctcctctgtgctgacTGGGAAGGAGGCCAAGTCCACAG AGAAGGAGCAGGTGAACCCGTACAGTTTAAAGGAAATTACAGTGAAGATTGCTGATCTGGGCAGCTCCTGTTGGGTG TACAAACATTTCTGTGAGGAGATCCAGACCCGACAGTATCGCTCACTAGAGGTTTTACTGGGATCTGAGTACGGCCCACCTGCTGACATTTGGAGTGTCGCCTGCATG GCCTTTGAATTGGTCACTGGAGACTCCCTGTTTGAACCCAAAGCCCGCGAATTCATTTCCCTGGAGGAAG ACCACATAGCCCAGATCATGGAACTGCTTGGTAAAATCCCACCAGCTGTTGCCTTGTCGGGTAAATACTCTGCAGAGTACTTTAGCCGCAGAG GTGACCTGCGTCGTGTTGGTCCGGTCAGGCTCTGGAACCTTTATGATGTTCTGGTGGAGAAATATCATTTCCTTTTAGAGGAGGCCTCTGGATTTTCAGACTTCCTTCTTCGCATGTTGGATTATCATCCGGAGAGGAGGGCCACTGCTGCAAAGTGCCTCTGCCACCCCTGGCTGACGTCATGA
- the si:ch211-220i18.4 gene encoding SRSF protein kinase 3 isoform X2 translates to MQRSPRSAYKAQQHTSEAGSSNSFEALGCHEQLDPKDSQDSEDPREYCYGGYHPVQIGDTFNRRYQVVSKLGWGYFSTVWLCLDLRLGQHVAVKVLKSGAGFTQAGQDELSLLRCASGPTSRHPSSQRIVQLLDEFKLAGVNGVHMCLVLELLGPDLRSWQLCFGKPGLPRLWVKQILTQVLQGLDYLHTQCKIIHTDIKPENVLLCLEEQSHRVPAGGSGSSSVLTGKEAKSTEKEQVNPYSLKEITVKIADLGSSCWVYKHFCEEIQTRQYRSLEVLLGSEYGPPADIWSVACMAFELVTGDSLFEPKAREFISLEEDHIAQIMELLGKIPPAVALSGKYSAEYFSRRGDLRRVGPVRLWNLYDVLVEKYHFLLEEASGFSDFLLRMLDYHPERRATAAKCLCHPWLTS, encoded by the exons ATGCAGAGGAGTCCCCGCTCAGCTTATAAAGCTCAGCAGCACAC GAGTGAAGCTGGGTCGTCTAATAGTTTTGAAGCCCTTGGATGCCACGAGCAGCTGGATCCCAAGGACAGCCAGGACTCTGAGGACCCCAGAGAATACTGTTATG GTGGGTACCACCCTGTCCAGATCGGAGACACCTTCAACAGAAGATACCAGGTGGTGTCTAAGCTCGGCTGGGGCTATTTCTCCACTGTCTGGCTGTGTCTGGACCTCAG GCTAGGTCAGCACGTTGCTGTGAAAGTGCTGAAGAGTGGAGCTGGCTTCACCCAGGCAGGACAGGATGAACTGTCTCTCCTACGATGT GCCAGTGGTCCTACAAGCCGTCATCCTTCCAGCCAAAGGATTGTTCAGCTGTTAGATGAGTTCAAACTGGCCGGGGTCAACGGGGTCC ACATGTGCCTGgtgctggagctgctggggCCTGACCTGAGAAGCTGGCAGCTATGTTTTGGGAAACCAGGACTACCACGGCTGTGGGTCAAACAAATTCTTACTcag GTCCTGCAAGGCCTGGACTACCTTCACACTCAGTGTAAAATCatccacacagacatcaaaccAGAGAATGTCCTTCTCTGCTTGGAGGAGCAGTCCCACAGAgtaccagcagggggcagcggctcctcctctgtgctgacTGGGAAGGAGGCCAAGTCCACAG AGAAGGAGCAGGTGAACCCGTACAGTTTAAAGGAAATTACAGTGAAGATTGCTGATCTGGGCAGCTCCTGTTGGGTG TACAAACATTTCTGTGAGGAGATCCAGACCCGACAGTATCGCTCACTAGAGGTTTTACTGGGATCTGAGTACGGCCCACCTGCTGACATTTGGAGTGTCGCCTGCATG GCCTTTGAATTGGTCACTGGAGACTCCCTGTTTGAACCCAAAGCCCGCGAATTCATTTCCCTGGAGGAAG ACCACATAGCCCAGATCATGGAACTGCTTGGTAAAATCCCACCAGCTGTTGCCTTGTCGGGTAAATACTCTGCAGAGTACTTTAGCCGCAGAG GTGACCTGCGTCGTGTTGGTCCGGTCAGGCTCTGGAACCTTTATGATGTTCTGGTGGAGAAATATCATTTCCTTTTAGAGGAGGCCTCTGGATTTTCAGACTTCCTTCTTCGCATGTTGGATTATCATCCGGAGAGGAGGGCCACTGCTGCAAAGTGCCTCTGCCACCCCTGGCTGACGTCATGA